In one Candidatus Nomurabacteria bacterium genomic region, the following are encoded:
- a CDS encoding CHAP domain-containing protein, translating into MFTVMSLPVMAVFSLGTPTLSWLANAPDAEAAETMGFYMGPPMPDNTYAWGNCTWWSYAMRKWAGSPIPTTWGNANTWDDYAKRDGYVVNNTPAVGAVFQTDAGEYGHVAYVIGVNDTNGEWKISEMNAPTINVVSTRTFSKEAAESYNFIHSKIGDNVWVPNPLSPIPPYSIGQ; encoded by the coding sequence ATGTTTACTGTCATGTCACTTCCTGTGATGGCAGTCTTCTCACTCGGTACGCCAACACTGAGCTGGCTAGCCAATGCACCTGATGCTGAGGCAGCCGAAACGATGGGCTTCTACATGGGGCCACCGATGCCAGATAACACCTACGCATGGGGCAACTGTACATGGTGGTCGTACGCAATGCGTAAGTGGGCTGGTAGTCCAATACCGACAACTTGGGGTAATGCAAATACGTGGGACGATTATGCAAAACGTGATGGCTACGTGGTTAATAATACACCTGCAGTAGGAGCAGTATTTCAAACCGATGCCGGTGAGTATGGACACGTCGCTTATGTCATTGGTGTTAACGATACCAACGGAGAATGGAAAATATCAGAAATGAATGCACCAACGATCAATGTTGTGTCAACACGTACCTTTAGCAAGGAAGCAGCCGAAAGCTATAACTTCATTCACAGTAAAATAGGAGATAACGTATGGGTTCCGAATCCTCTCTCGCCGATACCGCCCTACAGTATTGGCCAGTAG
- a CDS encoding ATP-binding protein: protein MGSESSLADTALQYWPVAAITLASIVCAVLIFLAVRTVLNRRHLHVREMTWLEITPPSTIAKTPEATEQLFSVIHGARAARQLKDRLYNRSPVMSFEIVSTRRDGIRYLLQVEKTRSKNTQKVITSYIPDSKVKEIEREISEVDRIIEFKETGHYVLPLTLTSVFEQHDPLSYVTGAMTKLGDDEEISLQIVATPVRLREADILSHKILGNENILQQVSGKQLTLLGRFTNIFSKASSGITDLAGEVYMGTTFGHKDYYNSKSRAVQQQARITTHDRPARTLSTFELELMETMHQKVTRPLFQVNLRVLVKSPDAKQHIIALRSALDGYSVLPYQSIKARLSLPIIDKLRQRNATNRLPSLFRKSAMILASTELASLYHFPSSQVSKTDNLITSLSRTLPAPVSLKSGKKLSILIGDNYHHETITPIGLTEEERERHMYIIGGTGNGKTTMLFYEILQDIRAGNGVAVLDPHGDLAERILRYIPEERINDVIYLNPDDLAYPIGMNLLELSPDLEGDDLLREKDLITEATISVLRKIFSEDDSGGHRIEYVLRNTIQTALTLEDPTLFTIFELLNDAKYRRKVVKTLEDKNLKDFWNNELGKAGDMQKVKMAAGITAKIGRFLFSASARRMIEQPKSTINFEDILAGRKILVCNFSKGLLGEDTSALFGTTVLAKLQTASLRRARIGQGERTPYYLYVDEFQNFATTSFVQMLSEARKYKLFLTMAEQSTSQQDEQRLVDIILANVGTVVCFRSGSPSDERLVLPLFMPFIQQGEIANLPAYSYYVRISAVNAQEPMSGVTVVVKETGDESIARKVIETSRQLYAKKVELEEKEPNEPKQKDTAKISQKSTKPKKKRASKKPDDELSTMKSVT, encoded by the coding sequence ATGGGTTCCGAATCCTCTCTCGCCGATACCGCCCTACAGTATTGGCCAGTAGCCGCTATCACGCTAGCATCTATTGTATGCGCTGTACTTATATTCCTTGCGGTGCGAACTGTATTAAATCGTCGCCACCTACATGTACGCGAGATGACGTGGCTAGAAATAACACCGCCATCGACAATTGCGAAAACCCCAGAGGCTACTGAGCAGCTCTTTTCGGTCATACATGGCGCACGCGCTGCACGACAGCTAAAAGATAGGCTATATAATCGCTCGCCAGTGATGAGTTTTGAGATTGTTTCAACACGGAGAGACGGTATCCGCTACTTGCTACAAGTCGAGAAGACACGCTCAAAGAATACGCAGAAAGTTATTACATCATATATACCTGATTCAAAAGTTAAAGAAATTGAACGCGAGATTAGTGAAGTAGATAGAATTATTGAGTTCAAAGAGACCGGCCACTACGTATTGCCGCTCACGCTAACTTCTGTATTTGAGCAACATGACCCTTTATCCTATGTAACGGGCGCGATGACAAAGCTAGGCGACGATGAAGAGATTTCACTGCAAATTGTAGCAACACCTGTACGCTTACGCGAAGCCGATATACTCTCTCATAAAATCCTTGGTAATGAGAATATCTTGCAACAAGTAAGCGGTAAGCAACTAACACTACTTGGACGTTTCACGAATATCTTTAGCAAAGCATCATCTGGCATTACAGATCTTGCCGGAGAGGTGTATATGGGTACAACTTTTGGCCACAAGGACTATTACAATTCCAAATCACGCGCCGTCCAACAGCAAGCACGTATCACTACTCATGATAGGCCAGCACGAACTTTGAGCACATTTGAACTTGAATTGATGGAGACAATGCATCAAAAAGTCACACGACCGCTATTTCAAGTAAACCTGCGCGTACTTGTCAAAAGCCCCGATGCAAAACAACATATCATTGCACTCCGATCAGCACTTGACGGCTATAGTGTTCTGCCATATCAGTCTATCAAGGCGAGGCTATCCCTACCGATTATTGATAAACTACGCCAGCGTAACGCGACAAATCGACTGCCATCACTCTTCCGCAAGTCAGCAATGATCCTGGCTTCAACGGAGCTTGCAAGTCTTTACCACTTCCCATCGAGCCAAGTAAGTAAAACTGATAACCTCATTACGTCACTTAGTCGTACGCTACCAGCACCCGTATCACTCAAATCTGGCAAAAAGTTATCAATTCTAATCGGTGATAACTACCATCATGAGACAATCACACCTATCGGTCTTACCGAGGAAGAACGAGAACGGCACATGTATATCATTGGTGGTACGGGCAACGGTAAAACAACAATGCTGTTTTATGAGATATTGCAGGATATACGTGCAGGCAATGGCGTAGCAGTATTAGATCCCCACGGTGATCTTGCCGAGCGTATCTTGCGGTACATACCAGAGGAGCGTATCAATGACGTTATTTACCTCAACCCTGATGACCTAGCATATCCAATCGGTATGAATTTGCTTGAACTATCGCCCGATCTTGAAGGAGATGATCTTCTGCGAGAAAAAGACCTTATTACTGAGGCTACTATTTCAGTATTGCGTAAGATATTTTCCGAGGACGACAGTGGTGGCCATCGTATCGAGTACGTACTTCGTAACACCATACAAACGGCTCTAACGCTTGAAGATCCGACTCTATTTACCATCTTTGAGTTGCTCAATGATGCTAAATATCGTCGCAAGGTAGTAAAAACACTCGAAGATAAAAACCTGAAAGACTTTTGGAACAACGAGCTTGGCAAAGCTGGTGATATGCAGAAAGTTAAAATGGCCGCAGGTATTACCGCTAAAATTGGACGCTTCCTGTTCTCCGCATCTGCTCGCCGTATGATTGAGCAACCAAAATCTACAATCAACTTTGAGGATATCCTAGCAGGTCGCAAGATACTGGTATGCAACTTCTCTAAGGGTCTTCTTGGAGAAGATACCTCGGCACTATTTGGTACGACTGTTCTTGCGAAGCTACAAACTGCGTCCTTACGCCGCGCACGCATCGGACAAGGCGAACGCACTCCATACTATCTGTATGTTGACGAGTTTCAGAACTTCGCTACAACGAGCTTCGTACAGATGCTATCGGAGGCGCGAAAGTATAAATTATTCCTCACTATGGCCGAACAATCTACCTCACAGCAAGATGAGCAACGCCTCGTAGATATAATTCTTGCTAACGTCGGTACAGTGGTATGTTTCCGCTCAGGTAGTCCGTCGGACGAGCGACTTGTCTTGCCGCTATTCATGCCGTTCATTCAGCAAGGCGAGATAGCCAACTTACCAGCTTATTCATACTATGTGCGCATCTCAGCCGTGAATGCTCAAGAACCGATGTCAGGTGTAACAGTGGTCGTTAAAGAAACTGGAGATGAATCTATAGCTCGAAAAGTGATCGAGACATCACGTCAACTTTACGCAAAGAAAGTTGAACTAGAAGAAAAAGAACCTAATGAACCAAAACAAAAAGATACGGCTAAAATATCTCAAAAATCTACAAAACCGAAGAAGAAGCGAGCGAGCAAAAAGCCAGATGACGAGCTATCCACGATGAAGTCGGTGACTTAG
- a CDS encoding four helix bundle protein gives MRKVPIVSSVYHLYESFHECLIAFPKSERYSLGATCQSEILELLRLSLRAASSTKPSDKAAYINEASVRLDSLRLLLNLCKDCKCVSNQAYQQLDSTCSEIGRMLGGWLKSITSSP, from the coding sequence CTGCGGAAAGTTCCCATTGTCAGTAGCGTCTACCACCTATACGAATCCTTTCATGAATGTTTGATTGCATTTCCAAAATCAGAGCGCTACAGTCTCGGCGCGACGTGTCAGAGCGAAATACTTGAACTCCTGCGGCTATCACTGCGGGCTGCTAGTAGTACTAAACCGTCAGATAAGGCCGCTTACATAAACGAAGCATCCGTACGACTCGATAGCCTCCGCTTGCTCCTCAATTTGTGTAAAGACTGTAAATGCGTTTCTAACCAGGCCTACCAGCAGCTCGATTCCACTTGTAGTGAAATTGGACGCATGCTGGGAGGCTGGCTGAAATCCATCACGAGCAGTCCCTGA
- a CDS encoding group II intron reverse transcriptase domain-containing protein — protein MGTFRSAEPLSLSLSLSLSLSLSLSLSLSLSLSLDSHAQTNPLKVIITDIVSIKALSAAWRKFSRGKKSRKDVALYQKYLQKNLTDLHAPLSSGLYRHQSYQRFTIHDPKQRQIHKATVADRIVHQAVVTAIEPLFERRFIYDSYSCRVNKGAHAGVLRLKTFLAGTSKNDTKGAYALKCDVRKYFASIDHEILLGLIARHIQDDATLELIRTIILSYGPETGKGIPLGNISSQLFANIYLHELDWFMKQTLGVKQYIRYCDDFVIVSSDRAYLESLITPIRNFLKTELQLDLHPSKVSIRSWRQGVDFLGYVLLPHATVVRTKTQKRVHSKVNAANYSSYLGVCSHANAYRLSQTIRNVVWADNL, from the coding sequence ATGGGAACTTTCCGCAGCGCGGAACCTCTCTCTCTCTCTCTCTCTCTCTCTCTCTCTCTCTCTCTCTCTCTCTCTCTCTCTCTCTCTCTCTCTCTCTCTCTCGATAGCCACGCTCAAACCAACCCTCTCAAAGTAATAATTACAGACATTGTATCTATTAAAGCATTGTCAGCCGCATGGCGGAAGTTCTCGCGAGGTAAAAAATCGAGAAAAGATGTGGCCTTGTACCAAAAGTATCTTCAAAAAAATCTCACTGACCTACACGCGCCGCTTTCATCTGGTCTCTACAGACATCAGTCCTACCAACGATTCACCATTCATGACCCAAAACAACGCCAAATACATAAAGCAACGGTGGCCGATAGAATCGTACACCAGGCAGTCGTTACGGCTATCGAGCCGCTCTTCGAGAGGCGATTTATATATGACAGCTACTCCTGTCGTGTCAATAAAGGTGCTCATGCTGGTGTACTGCGCCTGAAAACTTTTCTTGCCGGTACAAGCAAAAATGACACAAAAGGAGCATATGCGCTCAAGTGTGATGTACGAAAATACTTTGCCTCAATCGACCATGAAATATTATTGGGCCTTATTGCTCGCCACATCCAAGATGATGCAACATTGGAACTGATACGAACGATTATTCTGAGCTATGGTCCCGAAACTGGTAAAGGCATACCGCTCGGCAATATTAGCAGCCAGTTGTTTGCGAACATATATCTCCATGAGTTGGATTGGTTCATGAAACAAACCCTTGGCGTTAAGCAATATATTCGCTATTGCGATGATTTCGTGATTGTCTCATCGGACAGAGCATATCTCGAAAGCCTCATCACACCCATCCGCAATTTTCTAAAAACCGAACTACAACTTGATTTGCATCCATCAAAAGTGTCGATTCGATCATGGAGACAAGGTGTAGATTTTCTTGGCTACGTCCTACTGCCACACGCTACCGTGGTTCGCACAAAAACGCAAAAGAGAGTACATTCAAAAGTTAATGCCGCCAACTACTCGTCTTACCTTGGAGTATGTTCCCACGCAAATGCCTACAGACTCTCGCAAACTATACGTAACGTAGTTTGGGCTGACAACTTATAG